In the Camelus dromedarius isolate mCamDro1 chromosome 13, mCamDro1.pat, whole genome shotgun sequence genome, one interval contains:
- the CPB2 gene encoding carboxypeptidase B2 isoform X1, producing the protein MKLYSFGVLVATILFCEQHGFAFQSGQVLSALPRTSRQIQILQNLTTTYEIVLWQPVTAEFIAKKKEVHFFVNASDVSNVKAHLNESRILFSVLLENVEDLIQQQTTKDTINPRASSSYYEHYHSLNEIYSWIEVISERYPDMIEKIHIGSSYEKYPLYVLKVSRKEQRTKNAMWIDCGIHAREWISPAFCLWFIGYVTQSYGKEKVYTNLLRHMDFYVMPVVNVDGYDYTWKKNRMWRKNRSFHENNSCIGTDLNRNFASKHWCEEGASSLSCSETYCGLYPESEPEVKAVADFLRRNINHIKAYISMHSYSQKIVFPYSYNRSKTKDHEELSLVASEAVHAIANTNRNTRYTHGSGSESLYLAPGGSDDWIYDLGIKYSFTIELRDTGRYGFLLPERYIKPTCTEALAAVSKIASHVIRNV; encoded by the exons tggCCAGGTGTTATCGGCACTTCCTAGAACCTCTAGGCAAATTCAGATTCTGCAGAATCTTACTACAACATATGAG ATTGTTCTCTGGCAGCCAGTAACAGCTGAATTTATTGCGAAGAAGAAAGAAGTCCATTTTTTTGTGAATGCGTCTGATGTAAGCAATGTGAAAGCCCATTTAAATGAGAGCAGAATTCTATTCAG TGTCTTGTTGGAAAATGTGGAAGATCTTATCCAGCAGCAGACGACCAAGGACACGATCAACCCCCGGGCCTCCTCCTCCTACTATGAACACTATCACTCACTAAATGAG ATCTATTCTTGGATAGAAGTTATAAGTGAGCGGTATCCTGATATGATTGAAAAAATCCACATTGGATCCTCATATGAGAAGTATCCACTTTATGTTTTAAAG GTttctagaaaagaacaaaggaccAAAAATGCCATGTGGATTGACTGTGGAATCCATGCCAGAGAATGGATCTCTCCTGCTTTCTGCTTGTGGTTCATAGGCTAC GTAACTCAATCCTACGGGAAAGAGAAGGTGTATACCAACCTTCTGAGGCATATGGATTTCTATGTTATGCCAGTGGTTAATGTGGACGGTTATGACTACACATggaaaaag aaTCGAATGTGGAGAAAGAACCGTTCTTTCCATGAAAATAATTCTTGCATCGGAACAGACCTGAACAGGAACTTTGCTTCCAAACACTGGTGTG AGGAAGGTGCCTCAAGTCTCTCGTGCTCGGAAACCTACTGTGGACTTTACCCAGAGTCGGAACCAGAAGTGAAGGCGGTGGCTGATTTCTTGAGAAGAAACATCAACCACATTAAAGCTTACATCAGCATGCATTCATATTCCCAGAAGATAGTGTTTCCATATTCCTATAATAGAAGCAAAACCAAAGACCACGAGGAACTG TCTCTGGTGGCCAGTGAAGCAGTCCATGCTATTGCAAATACTAATAGAAATACCAGATATACACATGGCAGTGGGTCAGAAAGTTTAT atCTAGCTCCTGGAGGTTCGGATGACTGGATCTATGACTTGGGCATCAAATATTCATTTACAATTGAACTTCGAGATACAGGCAGATACGGATTCTTGCTGCCAGAGCGTTACATCAAACCTACTTGTACAGAAGCTCTCGCTGCTGTCTCTAAGATAGCTTCGCATGTCATCAGGAATGTTTAA
- the CPB2 gene encoding carboxypeptidase B2 isoform X2, with translation MKLYSFGVLVATILFCEQHGFAFQSGQVLSALPRTSRQIQILQNLTTTYEIVLWQPVTAEFIAKKKEVHFFVNASDVSNVKAHLNESRILFSVLLENVEDLIQQQTTKDTINPRASSSYYEHYHSLNEIYSWIEVISERYPDMIEKIHIGSSYEKYPLYVLKVSRKEQRTKNAMWIDCGIHAREWISPAFCLWFIGYNRMWRKNRSFHENNSCIGTDLNRNFASKHWCEEGASSLSCSETYCGLYPESEPEVKAVADFLRRNINHIKAYISMHSYSQKIVFPYSYNRSKTKDHEELSLVASEAVHAIANTNRNTRYTHGSGSESLYLAPGGSDDWIYDLGIKYSFTIELRDTGRYGFLLPERYIKPTCTEALAAVSKIASHVIRNV, from the exons tggCCAGGTGTTATCGGCACTTCCTAGAACCTCTAGGCAAATTCAGATTCTGCAGAATCTTACTACAACATATGAG ATTGTTCTCTGGCAGCCAGTAACAGCTGAATTTATTGCGAAGAAGAAAGAAGTCCATTTTTTTGTGAATGCGTCTGATGTAAGCAATGTGAAAGCCCATTTAAATGAGAGCAGAATTCTATTCAG TGTCTTGTTGGAAAATGTGGAAGATCTTATCCAGCAGCAGACGACCAAGGACACGATCAACCCCCGGGCCTCCTCCTCCTACTATGAACACTATCACTCACTAAATGAG ATCTATTCTTGGATAGAAGTTATAAGTGAGCGGTATCCTGATATGATTGAAAAAATCCACATTGGATCCTCATATGAGAAGTATCCACTTTATGTTTTAAAG GTttctagaaaagaacaaaggaccAAAAATGCCATGTGGATTGACTGTGGAATCCATGCCAGAGAATGGATCTCTCCTGCTTTCTGCTTGTGGTTCATAGGCTAC aaTCGAATGTGGAGAAAGAACCGTTCTTTCCATGAAAATAATTCTTGCATCGGAACAGACCTGAACAGGAACTTTGCTTCCAAACACTGGTGTG AGGAAGGTGCCTCAAGTCTCTCGTGCTCGGAAACCTACTGTGGACTTTACCCAGAGTCGGAACCAGAAGTGAAGGCGGTGGCTGATTTCTTGAGAAGAAACATCAACCACATTAAAGCTTACATCAGCATGCATTCATATTCCCAGAAGATAGTGTTTCCATATTCCTATAATAGAAGCAAAACCAAAGACCACGAGGAACTG TCTCTGGTGGCCAGTGAAGCAGTCCATGCTATTGCAAATACTAATAGAAATACCAGATATACACATGGCAGTGGGTCAGAAAGTTTAT atCTAGCTCCTGGAGGTTCGGATGACTGGATCTATGACTTGGGCATCAAATATTCATTTACAATTGAACTTCGAGATACAGGCAGATACGGATTCTTGCTGCCAGAGCGTTACATCAAACCTACTTGTACAGAAGCTCTCGCTGCTGTCTCTAAGATAGCTTCGCATGTCATCAGGAATGTTTAA
- the CPB2 gene encoding carboxypeptidase B2 isoform X3 produces the protein MRAEFYSGFVVSLEKAAATRDFASFTSVLLENVEDLIQQQTTKDTINPRASSSYYEHYHSLNEIYSWIEVISERYPDMIEKIHIGSSYEKYPLYVLKVSRKEQRTKNAMWIDCGIHAREWISPAFCLWFIGYVTQSYGKEKVYTNLLRHMDFYVMPVVNVDGYDYTWKKNRMWRKNRSFHENNSCIGTDLNRNFASKHWCEEGASSLSCSETYCGLYPESEPEVKAVADFLRRNINHIKAYISMHSYSQKIVFPYSYNRSKTKDHEELSLVASEAVHAIANTNRNTRYTHGSGSESLYLAPGGSDDWIYDLGIKYSFTIELRDTGRYGFLLPERYIKPTCTEALAAVSKIASHVIRNV, from the exons ATGAGAGCAGAATTCTATTCAG GCTTTGTGGTATCTCTTGAAAAAGCAGCAGCTACAAGGGATTTTGCTTCCTTCACAAG TGTCTTGTTGGAAAATGTGGAAGATCTTATCCAGCAGCAGACGACCAAGGACACGATCAACCCCCGGGCCTCCTCCTCCTACTATGAACACTATCACTCACTAAATGAG ATCTATTCTTGGATAGAAGTTATAAGTGAGCGGTATCCTGATATGATTGAAAAAATCCACATTGGATCCTCATATGAGAAGTATCCACTTTATGTTTTAAAG GTttctagaaaagaacaaaggaccAAAAATGCCATGTGGATTGACTGTGGAATCCATGCCAGAGAATGGATCTCTCCTGCTTTCTGCTTGTGGTTCATAGGCTAC GTAACTCAATCCTACGGGAAAGAGAAGGTGTATACCAACCTTCTGAGGCATATGGATTTCTATGTTATGCCAGTGGTTAATGTGGACGGTTATGACTACACATggaaaaag aaTCGAATGTGGAGAAAGAACCGTTCTTTCCATGAAAATAATTCTTGCATCGGAACAGACCTGAACAGGAACTTTGCTTCCAAACACTGGTGTG AGGAAGGTGCCTCAAGTCTCTCGTGCTCGGAAACCTACTGTGGACTTTACCCAGAGTCGGAACCAGAAGTGAAGGCGGTGGCTGATTTCTTGAGAAGAAACATCAACCACATTAAAGCTTACATCAGCATGCATTCATATTCCCAGAAGATAGTGTTTCCATATTCCTATAATAGAAGCAAAACCAAAGACCACGAGGAACTG TCTCTGGTGGCCAGTGAAGCAGTCCATGCTATTGCAAATACTAATAGAAATACCAGATATACACATGGCAGTGGGTCAGAAAGTTTAT atCTAGCTCCTGGAGGTTCGGATGACTGGATCTATGACTTGGGCATCAAATATTCATTTACAATTGAACTTCGAGATACAGGCAGATACGGATTCTTGCTGCCAGAGCGTTACATCAAACCTACTTGTACAGAAGCTCTCGCTGCTGTCTCTAAGATAGCTTCGCATGTCATCAGGAATGTTTAA